One window of Flavobacterium dauae genomic DNA carries:
- a CDS encoding 3'-5' exonuclease, with product MELKLNRPICFFDLETTGIDVAKDRIVEISILKIFPNGNKESKTWLVNPTVSIPAHATAVHGITNEKVANEPTFKELAGQVYNMIKDADLAGYNSDRFDIPLLVEELLRADVDFDMKNRVSVDVQTIFHKKEERTLSAALKFYCNQSLENAHSAAADTEATYEILKAQLDRYEDLENDMKALSVFTTRKKSVDFAGFIALNDNGEEIFTFGKHKGALVDDVLDREPGYFGWIQNADFPLYTKKVLTGIKLRKLTNKF from the coding sequence ATGGAATTAAAATTAAACCGCCCGATTTGCTTTTTCGATTTAGAAACAACGGGAATAGATGTAGCAAAAGATAGAATTGTAGAAATATCGATACTAAAAATTTTTCCGAACGGAAATAAAGAAAGCAAAACCTGGCTGGTAAACCCAACGGTTTCAATTCCTGCACACGCAACGGCTGTTCACGGAATTACAAATGAAAAAGTAGCGAACGAACCCACTTTTAAAGAACTGGCAGGTCAAGTTTACAATATGATTAAAGATGCCGATTTGGCTGGATACAATTCAGACCGATTCGACATTCCTTTGTTGGTAGAAGAATTATTGCGTGCCGATGTTGATTTTGATATGAAAAACCGTGTTTCGGTTGATGTGCAAACGATCTTTCATAAAAAAGAAGAACGTACGTTAAGTGCTGCGTTAAAGTTTTATTGCAATCAATCGTTAGAAAATGCACATTCTGCAGCAGCCGATACCGAAGCTACGTACGAAATTTTAAAGGCGCAGTTAGATCGTTACGAAGATTTAGAAAACGATATGAAAGCTCTTTCGGTATTCACTACTCGTAAAAAATCGGTCGATTTTGCAGGATTTATCGCCTTGAATGATAATGGAGAAGAAATTTTTACATTCGGTAAACATAAAGGAGCTTTGGTTGATGATGTTTTAGATCGCGAACCGGGTTACTTTGGTTGGATACAAAATGCCGATTTTCCGTTGTACACAAAAAAAGTACTGACAGGAATCAAGTTGCGTAAACTAACTAATAAGTTTTAG
- a CDS encoding fumarylacetoacetate hydrolase family protein gives MKIICVGRNYIDHINELSNQKPTEPVLFMKPDTSVLLKTFPFVIPDFSNDVHHEVEVLVKICKVGKSISPKFAHKYYNQIGLGVDFTARDVQSKLKEKGLPWEIAKGFDGATVIGDFVDKDQFENLQNISFQLMKNDEVVQNGNTQDMLWQIDELISYISQFFTLKIGDIIFTGTPSGVSKVNSGDVLEGFLEDKKMFGFKVL, from the coding sequence ATGAAAATTATTTGCGTAGGCAGAAATTATATTGATCATATCAACGAACTTTCGAACCAAAAACCAACAGAGCCTGTACTTTTTATGAAGCCTGATACATCGGTTTTACTAAAAACGTTTCCGTTTGTAATTCCCGATTTTTCAAACGATGTACATCACGAAGTAGAAGTTTTGGTTAAAATATGCAAGGTTGGTAAAAGTATCAGCCCAAAATTCGCTCATAAATATTACAATCAAATTGGGTTGGGAGTCGATTTTACCGCACGCGATGTTCAATCTAAATTAAAAGAAAAAGGTTTGCCTTGGGAAATAGCTAAAGGCTTTGATGGTGCAACGGTTATAGGTGATTTTGTTGATAAAGATCAGTTTGAAAATCTTCAGAATATATCTTTTCAATTAATGAAAAACGATGAGGTGGTTCAAAACGGAAACACACAGGATATGTTGTGGCAAATTGATGAATTAATTTCGTACATATCACAGTTTTTTACGTTAAAAATTGGCGACATTATTTTTACGGGAACACCAAGCGGTGTATCAAAAGTAAATAGTGGCGATGTGTTGGAAGGTTTCTTGGAAGATAAAAAAATGTTTGGCTTTAAAGTTTTGTAA
- a CDS encoding CinA family nicotinamide mononucleotide deamidase-related protein: MKAAIVTIGDELLIGQVIDTNSVFIGQELEAIGCTVVEKVAISDTIEAITNTMIRYQNKVDLVILTGGLGPTKDDVTKKTLANYFNDELIFNDEVFLHVKKLIKGYYNRPITEMNRQQAYVPSKCTVLFNEVGTAPGMLMVKGQTTFVSLPGVPYEMKFLVTEKLLPYIKEQFKLEAIVHKTILTVGIGESLLAEKIEQWEDNLQLLNIHLAYLPQFGLVRLRLSKTGSSVHEIEAEMIQKISELELLIPEFFIGITNADSLFNEVVLLLKQSGLTIATAESCTGGSIAQKLTSVEGSSGYFKGSVVTYATESKVNILGVQQQTINDFSVVSEEVAREMAVGVKRIYQTDLAISTTGNAGPLKGDADAEVGTVCMAFAFNDQVESFTFNFGQPRNKVIQAAVEKVWLILYKYLKNKQ; this comes from the coding sequence ATGAAAGCGGCAATTGTAACCATAGGTGATGAACTGTTAATTGGGCAGGTAATTGATACCAACAGCGTTTTTATAGGTCAGGAATTAGAGGCGATTGGTTGTACCGTTGTAGAAAAAGTTGCGATTTCGGATACCATTGAAGCCATTACCAATACAATGATTCGTTATCAAAACAAGGTTGATCTGGTTATTCTTACCGGTGGTTTGGGACCGACAAAAGACGATGTTACCAAAAAAACGCTGGCAAATTATTTTAATGACGAGCTGATTTTTAACGATGAGGTTTTTCTTCACGTAAAAAAACTAATCAAAGGTTATTACAACCGACCAATTACCGAAATGAACCGTCAGCAGGCTTATGTTCCATCTAAATGTACGGTTTTGTTTAACGAAGTTGGTACAGCGCCGGGCATGTTAATGGTAAAAGGACAAACAACTTTTGTGTCGTTACCAGGTGTGCCTTACGAAATGAAATTTCTGGTAACCGAAAAATTACTTCCTTATATAAAAGAGCAGTTTAAGTTAGAAGCGATTGTTCATAAAACTATTTTAACTGTTGGAATTGGCGAAAGTTTATTAGCAGAAAAAATAGAGCAGTGGGAAGATAATTTACAACTTTTAAACATTCATTTGGCGTATTTGCCTCAATTTGGTTTGGTGCGTTTGCGATTAAGTAAAACAGGAAGTTCTGTTCATGAAATTGAAGCTGAGATGATTCAAAAGATTTCTGAATTGGAATTATTGATTCCCGAGTTTTTCATAGGAATAACAAATGCCGATTCGCTTTTTAACGAAGTGGTGTTGCTTTTAAAACAAAGCGGATTGACAATTGCAACTGCCGAAAGTTGTACGGGTGGAAGCATCGCTCAAAAATTAACATCGGTAGAAGGATCTTCGGGGTATTTTAAAGGAAGTGTCGTAACTTATGCAACCGAATCTAAAGTGAATATTTTAGGCGTTCAGCAGCAAACAATTAATGATTTTAGTGTAGTTAGTGAAGAAGTTGCCCGCGAAATGGCGGTTGGTGTAAAAAGAATATATCAGACCGATTTAGCTATTTCAACAACCGGAAACGCAGGTCCGTTAAAAGGAGATGCCGATGCCGAAGTAGGAACCGTTTGTATGGCATTTGCTTTTAATGATCAGGTAGAATCGTTTACGTTTAATTTTGGTCAGCCACGAAACAAGGTAATACAGGCAGCTGTAGAAAAAGTATGGTTAATTCTGTATAAATATTTAAAAAATAAGCAATAA
- the rpmB gene encoding 50S ribosomal protein L28, producing MSRVCQITGKRAMVGNNVSHAMNKTKRKFSVNLVKKRFYIAEEDRWVTLKVSTSALKTINKKGIAAVLKEAKANGLLK from the coding sequence ATGTCAAGAGTTTGTCAAATTACAGGAAAGCGCGCGATGGTTGGAAACAACGTATCACACGCTATGAACAAAACTAAGAGAAAGTTTTCTGTAAACTTAGTTAAGAAGCGTTTTTACATCGCTGAAGAAGACAGATGGGTAACTTTAAAAGTATCTACATCTGCATTAAAAACAATTAACAAAAAAGGTATTGCTGCAGTTTTAAAAGAAGCTAAAGCAAACGGATTATTAAAGTAA
- the rpmG gene encoding 50S ribosomal protein L33, giving the protein MAKKAKGNRIQVILECTEHKATGLPGTSRYITTKNKKNTPDRMEIKKFNPILKKVTVHKEIK; this is encoded by the coding sequence ATGGCAAAGAAAGCAAAAGGAAATAGAATTCAAGTAATTTTAGAATGTACTGAGCATAAAGCAACTGGATTACCAGGTACTTCACGTTACATTACTACAAAAAACAAGAAAAATACTCCAGATAGAATGGAAATCAAAAAATTCAATCCTATCTTAAAGAAAGTAACAGTTCATAAAGAAATTAAATAA
- a CDS encoding DUF4295 domain-containing protein, with the protein MAKKTVATLQGGSKKLTKAIKMVKSPKTGAYTFVESVMAPELVDEFLAKK; encoded by the coding sequence ATGGCAAAGAAAACCGTAGCAACATTACAAGGAGGTTCTAAAAAATTAACCAAAGCTATTAAAATGGTTAAGTCTCCAAAAACAGGCGCTTACACATTCGTTGAGTCAGTAATGGCTCCTGAGTTAGTTGATGAATTTTTAGCAAAAAAATAA
- a CDS encoding LuxR C-terminal-related transcriptional regulator: protein MAWENLLKKGIDIFSEEHHLTHQLNFSLKSPINPFPTFYFIFNCETSEIAYISPELIEVLGYKEEEFTIQLLLDYIHPEDHSIFIQHETKALEFCKQLSPELQDKYCVMHDFRIKTKFETYVWIQQQAYACEVKNGVLKKTLVIHSNITNLNHYDKYKLHFIGLNGYPSYYNVQDSCTTYTQKEKEILNLMVQGLSSDAISKKLNKSIHTIRNHRKSILKKSGYESVQELLVNAARTGWV from the coding sequence ATGGCTTGGGAAAATTTACTTAAAAAAGGGATCGATATTTTTTCGGAAGAGCATCATTTAACCCATCAATTGAACTTTTCGTTAAAGAGTCCAATTAATCCTTTTCCGACGTTTTATTTTATTTTTAACTGTGAAACTTCCGAAATTGCTTATATCAGTCCCGAACTAATAGAGGTATTGGGATACAAAGAAGAGGAGTTTACAATTCAGCTTTTGTTAGATTATATTCATCCAGAAGATCATTCTATATTTATTCAACACGAAACCAAGGCTTTAGAATTTTGTAAGCAATTAAGCCCCGAACTTCAGGATAAATATTGCGTGATGCACGATTTTAGAATCAAAACAAAATTCGAAACTTATGTTTGGATTCAGCAACAAGCGTATGCCTGCGAAGTAAAAAATGGAGTTTTAAAGAAAACCCTTGTTATTCATTCTAATATTACCAATCTTAACCATTACGATAAATATAAATTACACTTTATAGGTTTAAACGGCTATCCGTCCTACTACAATGTTCAAGATTCTTGTACAACCTATACACAAAAAGAGAAAGAAATTTTAAACTTAATGGTACAAGGATTATCCAGTGATGCCATCTCAAAAAAATTAAACAAAAGTATTCATACAATTCGGAATCACAGAAAAAGTATTTTAAAGAAATCAGGGTATGAAAGTGTTCAGGAACTTTTAGTGAACGCCGCACGTACGGGTTGGGTATAA